TGAGCTTTGTTTTAGGCTTAGTTCATTTTGTTTTCAGAACTTGCTTTTGCGTTTTGGCTCAACTGCTGTAAATAGGCTTCTTTTTTTTCGCCTAGCGTATAAAGCCAAAGTTCAAACTCTCTTTCTTCTTGTAGATTTGGGTTAGGCGCACCGTTTATGTTTACCCAACGCAAAATTTCCGTGTCTATCGCCTCATCGTTTTGTATTTTTTTATACAATGTGCTGCGATAAAGTTTGGACGTACCGAAAGCAAAACAAAAATTGGTGATTGCGATGAGCTTTGCGCCTTTAAGCTTAAGATTTTTCTTTACCCATCTTTTAGAGTAATTCAAATCGTGGCGAAGCAACGAATCAGCTTGTTTTTCGGTAATGCCTCCTAAAAGTGCGCTGTCTCTTTCCGTAACCAAATGACCGTAGCCAATGGTAAGGTAGCCTGCTGCACAGTTGTAAGGCTCTAACATAAGTCCTTCTCTGCTCTTAATGCGAGTAATAAGACTATCCCACGTGTACGTGAGCTCTACTTCGTCTAAAGTTACTTCATCATCTTCTTCTATACTCATAGTCGGATAAGCGACTGTGTGTGTAGAGTTAGAAGTAAATGATGTAATAAATAAAACAAAAATTGACAAAGTAGTTATTGTAACATATCTCATATTTAGATTTGATGGTGAACGGATGCAAAGGTACGACCTTATTATTCACTTATCCAAATTATAACTAATTGTTTTTCAAGGTGTTGTATTTTTGATACTAACATAAAACAGTGTTTTTGCCAAAAAAAATTCTGTATTTTTTGGTTTTTGCAGAATCTCAGCCCTTTAAGTACGATGTAATTTATAATTTATTCTGAATATGTAAACTTTAATTATTTCTTACACAGAGGCAAAAAAAAATATCGAAATTTTTGCTTTTCGAAGCAAACAATTTTTTAATTTACACGTACAGTCAAAATAATGACCGTTGGTCAGTTAAGTTTTTAATTTTTGTCTTGACTAAGTGCAATAAAAAAAGGGAAGTTAAAGCTATGAAACCCAGTCGCTTCTGTCCAAACTTCTGAACTGAATCGCTTCTGCAATGTGTGCTGTCTGTATATCTGGACTATTTTGGAGGTCTGCAATGGTTCTGGCTACTTTCAAAATCCTGTCATACGCTCTCGCCGAAAGTCCTAATCTTTCCATTGCATTTTTTAAAAGGATTTTACTCGTCTCATCAATTTTACAAATCTTTTTTACCATTTGAGACGGCATCATAGCGTTAGAATGTACTGAATCTATCACTTTAAAACGATTTTCTTGCACTTTCCTTGCCTTGATAACACGATTTCGTATTTCTTCACTACTTTCAGCCTTTCTATCTGCTGTCATTTCATCGAATGAGACAGGAGTTACCTCCACGTGTAAATCAATTCTATCTAGTAAAGGACCACTAATTTTATTCAAATATCGATGCACGATACCTGTTCCACAGACACATTCTTTTTCTGGATGATTGTAATACCCACACGGACAAGGATTCATACTAGCAATTAGCATAAAATTACAAGGAAACTCTACCGAAACTTTCGCTCTAGAAATAGTAACTCTTCGTTCTTCCAAAGGCTGTCGCAAAACTTCTAAAACAGTTCGTTTGTACTCTGGAAGTTCATCTAAAAACAAAACGCCATTATGAGCAAGCGAAATCTCTCCTGGTTGTGGATTTCCTCCTCCTCCCACTAAAGCGACATCACTAATGGTGTGATGAGGAGAACGATACGGACGAGTAGCCACAAGGGCAGCATTCTCTCCTAGTTGTCCTGCCACAGAATGTATTTTGGTAGTTTCTAATGCTTCATACAAACTAAGAGGAGGCAAAATAGACGAAAGGCGTTTGGCAAGCATTGTTTTACCTGCCCCTGGAGGACCAATCATAATTACATTATGTCCTCCTGCTGCTGCAATTTCTAAAGCTCTTTTTATATTTTCTTGCCCTTGTACATCGGCAAAGTCGGCTTCATATTCATTTTTTTGTTGGCTGAAAATTCCTCTTGTATCAATTTGTAGAGGTTCAATATTTCTTTCATCTTCAAAAAATCCGACAGCATCCTCTAATGTTTCGACTGGAATAATATCCAAATTATTTACGATAGCAGCTTCTCTAGCGTTTTCTTTTGGTAATACAAATCCTTTAAAACCTTGTTTTCTAGCTTCAATGGCAATAGGCAATACGCCACGAATCGGACGCAGTTTTCCATCAAGCGCAAGCTCTCCCAAAACAATATATTTATCAAAATTTGGGGCAGTAATTTGGTCAGAAGCGACGAGCATACCAAGAGCAATTGGTAAATCGTAAGCAGAACCTTCTTTACGAACATCAGCAGGAGCAAGATTGACTACTACTT
The genomic region above belongs to Bernardetia sp. and contains:
- a CDS encoding lysozyme encodes the protein MRYVTITTLSIFVLFITSFTSNSTHTVAYPTMSIEEDDEVTLDEVELTYTWDSLITRIKSREGLMLEPYNCAAGYLTIGYGHLVTERDSALLGGITEKQADSLLRHDLNYSKRWVKKNLKLKGAKLIAITNFCFAFGTSKLYRSTLYKKIQNDEAIDTEILRWVNINGAPNPNLQEEREFELWLYTLGEKKEAYLQQLSQNAKASSENKMN
- a CDS encoding YifB family Mg chelatase-like AAA ATPase, whose translation is MIAKTFGASVVGVEANIITIEVNVMKGRHIVIVGLADSAVKESEQRVESAVKQLGFRIPRQKVVVNLAPADVRKEGSAYDLPIALGMLVASDQITAPNFDKYIVLGELALDGKLRPIRGVLPIAIEARKQGFKGFVLPKENAREAAIVNNLDIIPVETLEDAVGFFEDERNIEPLQIDTRGIFSQQKNEYEADFADVQGQENIKRALEIAAAGGHNVIMIGPPGAGKTMLAKRLSSILPPLSLYEALETTKIHSVAGQLGENAALVATRPYRSPHHTISDVALVGGGGNPQPGEISLAHNGVLFLDELPEYKRTVLEVLRQPLEERRVTISRAKVSVEFPCNFMLIASMNPCPCGYYNHPEKECVCGTGIVHRYLNKISGPLLDRIDLHVEVTPVSFDEMTADRKAESSEEIRNRVIKARKVQENRFKVIDSVHSNAMMPSQMVKKICKIDETSKILLKNAMERLGLSARAYDRILKVARTIADLQNSPDIQTAHIAEAIQFRSLDRSDWVS